The following coding sequences lie in one Cyanobacterium sp. Dongsha4 genomic window:
- a CDS encoding exonuclease SbcCD subunit D, which produces MKILHLSDIHLGSSFSHGKINPETGLNTRLEDFTRSLSACIDDAIASEVDLVLFGGDAFPDSTPAPYIQAAFANQFRRLADENIPTVLLIGNHDQHSQGMGGASLSIYDRLGVPNFIVGEKLETHTINTKSGDIQVITLPWLTPNVLLTSPETQGASMDKIYGLLIQKIEPILEGEVRKLNPNIPTILLGHLMAERATLGAERYLAVGKGFQVPLSLLIRPEFDYVALGHVHKHQNLNPKNNPPVVYPGSIERVDFSEEKEEKGYVLIDIIEKEVNWQFCPLPTRPFVTIQVDVTASDNPLQTIINAIASKKIESAVVRLIYRLRSEQIELINIKEIHQALSMAHTYTIKAESVSELARARLPELGIGKSLDPLEALSTYLNNREDLQDLVPEMLEAANQLLNNVTMEV; this is translated from the coding sequence ATGAAAATTTTACACTTAAGCGATATTCATTTAGGAAGTAGTTTTAGTCATGGTAAGATTAACCCTGAAACTGGTTTAAATACTAGGTTGGAAGATTTTACCCGCAGTTTAAGTGCTTGTATTGATGATGCGATCGCATCTGAGGTAGATTTAGTTTTATTTGGTGGTGATGCTTTTCCTGATAGTACTCCTGCACCATATATACAGGCGGCTTTTGCAAATCAATTTCGTCGTTTAGCAGATGAGAATATACCCACCGTGTTATTAATTGGTAATCATGACCAACATTCTCAGGGTATGGGCGGGGCAAGTTTGTCAATTTATGATCGCTTGGGTGTACCTAATTTCATTGTGGGAGAAAAATTAGAAACTCATACCATTAACACCAAATCAGGGGATATACAAGTAATTACCTTACCTTGGTTAACTCCCAATGTTTTACTTACCAGTCCTGAAACACAGGGAGCATCTATGGATAAGATTTATGGTCTTTTAATCCAAAAAATTGAACCCATTTTGGAAGGAGAAGTTAGAAAATTAAACCCGAATATCCCCACCATACTATTAGGGCATTTGATGGCAGAAAGAGCCACCCTAGGGGCAGAAAGATATTTAGCGGTAGGAAAAGGTTTTCAAGTTCCCCTATCCCTATTAATTAGACCTGAATTTGATTATGTTGCATTGGGTCATGTCCATAAACATCAAAATCTGAATCCCAAAAATAATCCCCCTGTTGTGTATCCCGGAAGTATTGAAAGAGTGGATTTTTCCGAGGAGAAAGAAGAAAAAGGTTATGTTTTGATTGATATTATCGAGAAGGAAGTTAACTGGCAATTTTGTCCTTTGCCAACCCGACCTTTTGTTACTATTCAGGTGGATGTTACCGCTAGTGATAATCCCCTTCAAACTATCATAAATGCGATCGCATCTAAAAAAATCGAATCCGCAGTGGTAAGACTAATTTATCGTTTACGCTCAGAGCAAATAGAATTAATTAACATCAAAGAAATTCATCAAGCTCTATCAATGGCTCATACTTACACCATCAAAGCCGAATCCGTGAGTGAATTAGCCAGAGCCAGATTACCAGAATTGGGCATTGGTAAAAGTTTAGACCCCCTCGAAGCCCTTTCAACGTATCTTAATAATCGAGAAGATTTGCAAGATTTAGTCCCAGAAATGTTAGAAGCCGCCAACCAATTACTCAATAATGTCACGATGGAAGTTTAA
- a CDS encoding NAD(+) kinase: protein MRLKQVIIAYKAGDKESKKWAERCARELEARQCKVLLGPSGVKDNPYPVFLASAGQKIDLGIILGGDGTVLAAARHLSPESIPLLAVNVGGHLGFLTEPFELFKDTEKLWHRLENDLYAVERRMMLEAQVWEREKDNCEPVSDRFFCLNEMCVKPACLDRMPTSLLEMEVDGEVVDQYHGDGLIVSTPTGSTCYTASANGPIMHPGMSAIAVTPICPLSLSSRSLILPPRSVVTIWSLGDYELNNKLWTDGALATTMWPGQWVNVKMADCNAQFIILRDSHSFYKTLRDKLQWAGARIYYQNNHRN from the coding sequence GTGCGTCTCAAACAAGTGATTATTGCCTACAAGGCAGGGGATAAAGAAAGTAAAAAGTGGGCTGAAAGATGTGCTAGAGAGTTAGAAGCTCGTCAATGTAAGGTGTTGTTAGGACCTAGTGGAGTTAAAGATAACCCTTATCCCGTTTTTTTAGCTTCGGCAGGACAAAAAATAGATTTAGGTATTATTTTGGGGGGAGATGGTACGGTTTTGGCGGCGGCACGTCATTTATCTCCTGAAAGTATCCCTTTATTGGCGGTGAATGTGGGAGGACATTTAGGGTTTTTGACTGAGCCTTTTGAGTTGTTTAAAGATACCGAAAAATTGTGGCATCGTTTGGAGAATGATTTATATGCGGTAGAAAGAAGAATGATGCTTGAAGCACAGGTTTGGGAAAGAGAAAAGGATAATTGTGAGCCTGTGAGCGATCGCTTTTTTTGTTTAAATGAAATGTGTGTGAAACCTGCTTGTTTGGATAGGATGCCAACTTCTTTGTTAGAAATGGAAGTGGATGGAGAAGTAGTAGATCAGTATCATGGTGATGGGTTAATTGTTTCCACTCCTACTGGTTCAACCTGTTATACGGCTTCCGCTAATGGCCCGATTATGCACCCTGGCATGAGTGCGATCGCAGTTACTCCTATTTGTCCTTTAAGTTTATCCAGTCGCTCTTTGATATTGCCTCCGAGGTCTGTAGTTACTATTTGGAGTTTGGGAGATTATGAGTTAAATAATAAACTATGGACTGATGGCGCATTGGCAACTACTATGTGGCCCGGGCAGTGGGTAAATGTCAAAATGGCTGACTGTAATGCTCAATTCATTATCCTCAGAGATTCCCATTCTTTTTATAAAACCCTTAGAGATAAACTACAATGGGCAGGGGCGAGAATTTATTATCAAAATAATCATCGTAATTAA
- a CDS encoding DUF502 domain-containing protein — MLQRIKQDLKNDLIAGLLVVIPLATTIWLSYVIANWAIKFLTQIPKQINPFDGLHPILTNFLNFFVGLTVPFALILLIGLMARNIVGQWLLDVGERILQAIPLAGSIYKTLKQILETLFQDSQTKFRRVVMVEYPRKGVWSVGFVTGKVSGMIQDHFDKNMLSVFIPTTPNPTSGWYAVIPEEEVINLSISIEDAFKVLISGGIVSPNTNSTTSSNNSGKSLPLKDSNISVSNQS, encoded by the coding sequence GTGTTACAACGCATAAAGCAAGATTTAAAAAATGACCTGATTGCTGGATTATTAGTCGTTATCCCCCTAGCGACAACTATTTGGTTGAGCTATGTCATAGCGAATTGGGCGATAAAATTTTTAACCCAAATACCAAAACAAATTAATCCTTTTGATGGTTTGCACCCTATCTTAACCAATTTTCTCAATTTTTTCGTAGGCTTAACAGTACCTTTTGCACTGATTTTATTAATCGGCTTAATGGCAAGAAATATTGTTGGACAATGGTTGCTGGATGTGGGCGAAAGAATATTACAAGCGATTCCCCTTGCAGGTTCAATTTACAAAACTCTCAAACAAATATTAGAAACACTTTTTCAGGATTCACAAACAAAATTCCGACGGGTGGTAATGGTGGAATATCCCCGCAAAGGCGTTTGGAGCGTAGGATTTGTAACAGGTAAAGTAAGTGGAATGATACAAGATCATTTTGACAAAAATATGTTGAGCGTTTTTATTCCCACTACTCCTAATCCAACTTCTGGATGGTACGCAGTAATACCAGAAGAAGAAGTAATTAACCTTTCTATATCCATTGAAGACGCTTTTAAAGTTTTAATTTCAGGGGGAATCGTTAGCCCCAATACTAATAGCACAACCTCCAGTAATAATTCTGGGAAATCTTTGCCTTTAAAGGATTCGAATATAAGTGTTTCCAATCAATCATAA
- the sufC gene encoding Fe-S cluster assembly ATPase SufC — protein sequence MNQPILTVRNLTASVDGTPILKGVNLEIKAGEIHAIMGRNGSGKSTFSKVLTGHPEYEVTGGEIIYQGENLLEKEPEERALAGIFLAFQYPLEIPGVSNLDFLRVAYNARRKHLGLEELDAFDFEDLVEEKLEVVKMNSIFLQRSLNEGFSGGEKKRNEILQMALLEPTLGILDEIDSGLDIDALRIVSEGVNQLRKPDNAFLLITHYQRLLDYITPDFVHVMYEGKIVMSGDKNLALELEAKGYDFLDKEQLTTV from the coding sequence ATGAATCAACCTATATTAACTGTTCGTAACTTAACTGCAAGTGTTGATGGCACTCCCATTCTCAAAGGAGTTAACCTCGAAATTAAAGCAGGGGAAATTCATGCTATTATGGGGCGCAACGGTTCAGGAAAAAGCACCTTTTCCAAGGTATTGACAGGGCATCCCGAATATGAAGTTACAGGGGGTGAAATCATCTATCAAGGAGAAAACCTACTAGAAAAAGAACCAGAAGAAAGAGCCTTAGCAGGTATTTTCCTCGCCTTCCAATACCCCTTAGAAATCCCCGGAGTAAGTAACCTCGACTTTCTCAGAGTTGCTTATAATGCCCGTCGTAAACATTTAGGCTTAGAAGAATTAGACGCATTTGATTTTGAAGACTTAGTCGAAGAAAAATTAGAAGTAGTAAAAATGAACTCTATCTTCTTGCAAAGAAGTTTAAATGAAGGTTTTTCTGGGGGAGAGAAAAAACGTAACGAAATCTTACAAATGGCTTTACTTGAACCCACATTAGGCATTTTAGATGAAATCGATTCAGGATTAGACATTGATGCTTTACGCATCGTTTCTGAGGGTGTCAATCAATTACGTAAACCTGATAATGCTTTTCTTTTAATTACCCATTATCAAAGACTTTTAGACTATATAACCCCTGATTTTGTCCATGTTATGTATGAAGGAAAAATCGTCATGAGTGGTGACAAAAATCTAGCCCTTGAATTGGAAGCAAAAGGTTACGATTTCCTCGATAAAGAGCAATTAACCACCGTTTAA
- the sufD gene encoding Fe-S cluster assembly protein SufD, protein MMILTQENLKSTIDGYLGCLLQIAESQPLHLEGKLQTIVEEIRRKAANKVVKLNLPTTKDESWRFTDLSELYKQDLVYAQPQDLENQTLQEFILSEAPNSRLVFVNGYYQANLSDTSGLNSEQIYVGNLANLDDDKQEKIAQYLAKNEPENEVFTALNSTSLNDAFVVWVKANQEIKTPIHLLHLSVKEKIGSWHQPRILVVAEANSVLEFIEYYGATSFGCSDSARQQYYFTNVVTEIHLLENAQVNHNRIQRESGDGFHIAQTTVNQAKNSRYTINEISLGGKLYRHNLQVNQQGEQTETYLHGLTMLQGKQLGDTHSEVNLNHPYGTVNQLHKYILDDAGHGVFNGRVYVPKLAQLTNAAQLNRNLLLSPKARINTKPELQITADNVKCAHGATVSQLEADEIFYLRSRGLNEYDARHLLIDAFAAEIIDNIPFASLRQRLTQCVTCRTIND, encoded by the coding sequence ATGATGATATTGACACAAGAAAATTTAAAAAGCACAATAGATGGATATTTAGGCTGTTTACTGCAAATTGCTGAAAGTCAACCCCTTCATCTGGAAGGAAAATTACAAACTATTGTTGAAGAAATTAGAAGAAAAGCGGCGAATAAAGTTGTTAAATTAAATTTGCCTACTACCAAAGATGAATCATGGCGTTTTACGGATTTATCTGAATTATATAAACAAGATTTAGTTTATGCTCAACCTCAAGATTTAGAAAACCAAACTTTACAAGAATTTATCCTCAGTGAAGCCCCTAATTCTCGTTTAGTATTCGTTAATGGTTATTACCAAGCTAATTTATCGGATACTTCTGGTTTAAATTCAGAGCAAATTTATGTGGGCAATCTAGCTAATTTAGATGACGATAAACAAGAAAAAATAGCTCAATATCTAGCTAAAAATGAGCCTGAAAATGAAGTTTTTACCGCTTTAAATTCCACCAGTTTAAATGATGCTTTTGTGGTGTGGGTAAAAGCTAATCAAGAAATCAAAACCCCTATTCATTTACTTCATCTTAGCGTTAAAGAAAAGATAGGAAGTTGGCATCAACCTCGTATTTTGGTGGTAGCGGAGGCGAATTCAGTTTTAGAGTTTATTGAATATTACGGTGCAACTTCTTTTGGTTGTTCTGATTCAGCAAGACAACAATATTATTTTACGAATGTCGTTACAGAAATTCATTTACTAGAGAATGCCCAAGTTAATCATAATCGTATTCAAAGAGAATCTGGAGATGGTTTTCACATTGCTCAAACTACGGTAAATCAGGCAAAAAATAGTCGTTATACCATCAATGAAATTAGCTTGGGAGGTAAGTTATATCGTCATAATTTACAAGTTAATCAACAAGGAGAGCAAACAGAAACTTACTTGCATGGATTAACAATGTTACAAGGAAAACAATTGGGAGATACCCATAGTGAGGTTAACTTAAATCATCCTTATGGCACTGTTAATCAACTTCATAAATATATTCTTGATGATGCAGGGCATGGGGTTTTTAATGGTAGAGTTTATGTGCCAAAGTTAGCCCAGTTGACTAATGCGGCACAACTAAATCGTAATTTACTTCTTTCCCCGAAAGCAAGAATCAATACTAAACCTGAGTTACAAATTACTGCTGACAATGTTAAGTGCGCTCATGGGGCAACGGTTAGCCAATTAGAAGCGGATGAAATCTTTTATCTTCGTAGTCGTGGCTTAAATGAATATGATGCCCGTCATTTGTTAATTGATGCTTTTGCGGCGGAGATTATTGATAATATTCCTTTTGCTTCTTTGCGTCAACGTTTAACTCAGTGTGTTACTTGTCGTACAATTAATGATTAA
- a CDS encoding IS1 family transposase (programmed frameshift), with the protein MSHQCPRCHNTKIIKNGFARGQQRFKCKHCNYQFTTDKIDRGKPMWMKLETAILYCSGMSMNSIAKLLNVSAQTILNWIRALALENYEKPEPCEAVVVELDELWHFIEFKKNKLWIWKAYDRNTNRLIDWELGKRDSETLKKLLIRLLKWDVTVYCTDDWKPYQELLSKHPDAYHVMTKSETIAIERNNSDNRHWFARFHRKTKVVSKSIEMVDLTMGLFAKFRVNGTIDSLINQRLTLLS; encoded by the exons ATGTCTCATCAATGCCCTCGATGTCATAATACTAAAATCATCAAAAACGGTTTTGCTCGTGGTCAACAAAGGTTTAAATGTAAGCACTGTAACTATCAGTTCACCACTGATAAGATTGATCGAGGTAAACCTATGTGGATGAAACTAGAAACAGCAATTCTGTATTGCAGTGGAATGTCTATGAATTCGATCGCAAAGCTTCTCAATGTTTCTGCTCAGACTATTTTAAATTGGATTAGAGCTTTGGCACTAGAAAATTATGAAAAGCCTGAACCCTGCGAAGCGGTGGTTGTGGAACTAGATGAACTTTGGCATTTTATAGAGT TCAAAAAAAACAAGTTATGGATCTGGAAAGCTTATGACCGTAATACTAACAGACTTATCGACTGGGAATTGGGAAAGCGTGATAGTGAAACCCTCAAAAAACTTTTAATTAGATTACTAAAATGGGATGTAACAGTCTACTGTACTGATGATTGGAAACCGTACCAAGAGTTATTATCTAAACATCCAGATGCGTATCATGTGATGACAAAAAGCGAAACTATAGCCATAGAAAGAAATAATTCCGATAATCGTCATTGGTTTGCTCGCTTTCATAGAAAAACAAAAGTAGTATCAAAATCAATAGAAATGGTGGATTTAACAATGGGACTATTTGCAAAATTTAGAGTAAATGGAACGATCGATTCGTTAATAAATCAAAGACTAACATTACTTAGTTGA
- a CDS encoding tubulin-like doman-containing protein, giving the protein MPQEIQKIKRTICIGLGGTGKEILMQIRRLIVDRHGKLENLPIVSFIHIDTNQNEHKTTGLKTGDTHRGENLLFKPAEVVTATMNRQQINELSNTLQETQKNQQTSPYDHIAKWFHPKLCKNLQSIENGAGAVRSVGRLGFFHNHNQIRNIIESADNRTNGYSETLMRRNIAVEQGLNIIVVGSLCGGTGSGTFIDMAYTLRKMYDNQVGTDFIGYFIISPELYGNNDISKANTYAALKELDYYSSEKNRFQCDYDAQGIFSVNESRSPFDFCYLVGNRTYNGHKITSRENLSYLIAHRIFAEFAEENAISNRFRGIRDNNSQAMELFDRHSRPNIQRYITFGLAKIYFPRDLIIANCLNKLKLNILYFWLYGEEKVIYADELLKTFLLKWRTRDEKDYQIFATKIEEISLENNQTFKQKLKRWQNRLITQIENCRTFEDRQQFTNILLGEVRNQFKDIQQGQTENIRGIWLTLLQQSSIKINREFNADIDSHLENLLDPFDTNFSIENSRSWLEAMITKLNECLRDLQEEKERVPSFITLEQIEKETKKIIDILQEIETEKAGCLGLGFMSNKAKNQKFQDSAIRGMQDIYSKLLIRNFELVLLDESMNIVGNLLRKVKERRSQINSFYNLLDELNSYYHKREQELSQINHQEINGEAIFSIQDHEEYYQILLPEIEKHNLLVEISQNITKKTIISQSIANFFINERMIRKEELHEVISTTIEVKFGLKTVDLTKSVVNRFMEKYPFSRVSIK; this is encoded by the coding sequence ATGCCACAAGAAATTCAAAAAATTAAACGCACTATCTGTATTGGTCTAGGTGGCACAGGAAAAGAAATATTAATGCAAATTCGCCGTTTAATAGTCGATCGCCACGGAAAACTGGAAAACTTACCCATCGTTAGTTTTATTCACATCGATACCAACCAAAATGAACATAAAACCACAGGATTAAAAACAGGGGATACTCACAGGGGAGAAAATCTTTTATTTAAACCCGCCGAAGTGGTTACGGCAACCATGAATCGACAACAAATAAATGAACTAAGTAACACATTACAGGAGACACAAAAAAATCAACAAACATCCCCCTATGATCATATTGCTAAATGGTTTCATCCTAAGTTATGCAAAAATTTACAATCCATCGAAAATGGTGCTGGTGCAGTTCGATCTGTTGGAAGATTAGGATTTTTCCACAATCACAATCAAATCAGAAACATCATTGAAAGTGCTGATAATCGAACTAATGGATATTCAGAAACCTTGATGAGGAGAAATATTGCCGTTGAACAAGGCTTAAACATTATTGTAGTTGGTTCTCTTTGTGGTGGTACGGGCAGTGGAACATTTATTGATATGGCTTATACCCTAAGAAAAATGTACGATAACCAAGTTGGTACAGACTTTATCGGTTATTTTATTATTAGTCCTGAATTGTATGGAAATAATGATATAAGTAAAGCCAATACCTATGCGGCACTAAAAGAACTAGATTACTATAGCTCAGAAAAAAATAGATTCCAGTGTGATTATGATGCACAAGGTATCTTTTCCGTTAATGAATCTCGCTCCCCCTTTGATTTTTGCTATCTTGTAGGTAATCGTACTTATAATGGTCATAAAATCACAAGTAGGGAAAATCTATCTTATCTCATTGCCCATCGTATTTTTGCTGAGTTTGCGGAGGAAAATGCCATTAGTAATCGTTTTAGAGGAATTAGAGATAATAATAGTCAAGCAATGGAACTTTTCGATCGCCATTCTCGCCCCAATATTCAAAGATATATAACTTTTGGATTGGCAAAAATTTATTTTCCCCGTGATTTAATCATTGCTAATTGTCTTAATAAATTAAAACTAAACATTCTATATTTTTGGTTATATGGAGAAGAAAAAGTTATTTATGCGGATGAATTATTAAAGACATTTTTATTAAAATGGAGAACAAGAGATGAAAAAGATTATCAAATTTTTGCCACAAAAATAGAAGAAATTAGCTTAGAAAATAATCAAACTTTTAAACAAAAACTGAAAAGATGGCAAAATCGCCTAATCACTCAAATAGAAAATTGTCGAACCTTTGAAGATAGACAACAGTTTACTAATATTTTGCTAGGAGAAGTAAGAAATCAATTTAAAGATATTCAACAAGGGCAAACAGAAAATATTAGAGGAATATGGCTTACTTTATTACAACAGAGCAGTATCAAAATTAATAGAGAATTTAATGCTGATATTGATAGTCATTTAGAGAATTTATTAGATCCATTTGATACTAATTTTTCTATTGAAAATAGTAGATCTTGGTTAGAAGCAATGATCACTAAACTGAATGAATGTTTAAGAGATTTACAGGAAGAAAAAGAAAGAGTACCATCTTTTATTACTTTAGAACAAATAGAAAAAGAAACAAAAAAGATAATCGACATTTTACAAGAGATTGAAACAGAAAAAGCAGGATGTCTTGGCTTAGGCTTTATGTCCAATAAAGCCAAAAATCAGAAATTTCAAGATTCTGCTATACGGGGAATGCAGGACATTTATAGTAAGTTACTGATACGCAATTTTGAGCTAGTTTTACTAGATGAAAGTATGAACATAGTTGGTAATTTGCTCAGAAAAGTAAAAGAAAGAAGATCACAAATAAATAGTTTTTATAATTTGTTAGACGAATTAAATAGTTACTACCATAAAAGGGAACAGGAATTAAGTCAAATAAATCATCAAGAAATTAACGGAGAAGCAATTTTTAGTATTCAAGATCATGAAGAATATTATCAAATTTTACTCCCTGAAATAGAGAAACATAACCTATTAGTAGAAATTAGTCAAAATATTACAAAAAAAACGATTATTTCTCAATCAATAGCTAATTTTTTTATCAATGAAAGAATGATTAGAAAAGAGGAGCTACATGAAGTAATCTCAACTACTATTGAAGTAAAATTTGGACTAAAAACTGTTGATTTAACGAAATCTGTTGTTAATCGCTTCATGGAAAAATATCCTTTTTCGAGAGTATCAATTAAGTAA
- a CDS encoding DUF4926 domain-containing protein, with product MNKIKLHDTVALTENITTNQFMTDKKIVIPRGQVGTIVEVYPEEKAFEVEFSDSNGQTYALVSLRVEQLMLLHYDTSNLILI from the coding sequence ATGAATAAAATTAAATTACATGACACTGTAGCTTTAACTGAAAATATCACAACTAATCAATTTATGACTGATAAAAAAATAGTGATACCCAGAGGGCAAGTTGGTACAATAGTTGAAGTTTATCCCGAAGAAAAAGCATTTGAAGTAGAATTTTCGGACTCCAATGGGCAAACTTATGCTTTAGTATCTCTTAGGGTAGAACAATTAATGCTACTTCATTATGATACTTCTAATCTTATTTTAATTTAG
- a CDS encoding DUF6883 domain-containing protein: protein MKLPNGDKVNPSQINEKLTTYILKEDHKDGKHKALLFKSILGITLNNKYLLIEALIKIAKEEDICHSENSPYGKKYVIDFLLTTPDGFSIIRSAWIILNKENYPRLTTVYPLK, encoded by the coding sequence ATGAAATTACCGAATGGGGATAAAGTCAACCCTAGTCAAATTAACGAAAAACTAACTACTTATATTTTAAAAGAAGATCATAAAGATGGTAAACATAAAGCTCTTTTATTCAAATCAATATTAGGAATTACACTGAACAATAAATATCTCTTAATTGAGGCGTTAATTAAAATAGCTAAAGAAGAAGATATTTGTCATAGTGAAAATAGCCCTTATGGCAAAAAATATGTTATTGATTTTTTATTAACAACTCCTGATGGTTTTTCGATCATCAGAAGTGCTTGGATTATACTTAATAAAGAAAATTATCCCCGTTTAACGACAGTTTATCCTTTAAAATAA
- a CDS encoding vWA domain-containing protein, with protein sequence MSDYCQQKIAIGEELSPNQLQGLELVSLLSGGRDVVFAIDLTESVNLDDEARVRLKQIITDSLNKGDTVYIVPFSSQVNPTNPNINPLTEKDSIPFLNPQEDIERIIEKIPLKTNLNEKNTDIQLAEHFIYENLAQINQNRLCKNQPIKTQSVVWLTDAPLNTSAGITSEKWIETPPNSPYRDSSTPESQNRQNWINHLKTAENTRQLEGKNYNLTVIDLPATVQEFCTPAPGGKETCFVNKYIFDQLWLSTTILSVIILSLLGGGIFAIKYYLSLKTIWTLKIELPNDEDRLNASLKNKNSLSIGEDIECKGGEIRGYLKREGNKLFIEPTNTLPIIYRDRELRKKQLIEGNIIRLNCPYKDRDFYITIIVSKN encoded by the coding sequence GTGAGTGACTATTGCCAACAAAAAATTGCTATTGGTGAAGAATTATCTCCTAATCAGTTACAGGGTTTAGAGTTAGTTTCCCTTTTGTCGGGAGGTAGAGATGTAGTTTTTGCCATTGATTTAACTGAAAGTGTTAATCTTGATGATGAGGCTAGAGTTAGACTAAAACAAATTATTACTGATAGTCTCAATAAAGGTGACACGGTTTATATTGTACCCTTTTCTTCCCAAGTTAACCCCACTAACCCGAATATTAATCCCCTCACAGAAAAAGATTCCATTCCATTCCTCAACCCTCAAGAAGATATTGAAAGAATTATTGAGAAAATACCTTTAAAAACGAACTTAAATGAGAAAAATACAGATATTCAACTAGCGGAGCATTTTATTTACGAAAATTTAGCCCAAATCAATCAAAATCGTCTTTGCAAGAATCAACCCATAAAAACACAATCCGTAGTCTGGTTGACGGATGCACCGTTAAATACATCGGCTGGTATCACCTCTGAAAAGTGGATAGAAACCCCTCCTAATAGCCCTTATCGAGACTCTAGCACCCCTGAGAGTCAAAACAGACAAAATTGGATAAATCACCTCAAAACTGCGGAAAATACCAGACAATTAGAAGGAAAAAACTATAATTTAACCGTTATCGACTTACCTGCAACGGTGCAAGAATTTTGTACTCCAGCCCCCGGAGGTAAAGAAACCTGTTTTGTCAATAAATATATTTTTGATCAATTATGGCTATCCACTACAATTTTATCTGTGATTATTCTTAGCTTATTAGGAGGAGGAATATTTGCCATTAAATACTATTTAAGTTTAAAGACAATATGGACGTTAAAAATAGAATTACCTAATGATGAAGATAGACTAAATGCTTCTTTAAAAAATAAAAATAGTCTATCTATTGGGGAAGATATAGAGTGTAAAGGAGGAGAAATTAGAGGTTATTTAAAACGAGAAGGCAATAAACTTTTTATCGAGCCTACTAACACTTTACCTATTATTTATAGAGATAGAGAATTAAGAAAAAAACAGTTAATTGAAGGGAATATTATTAGACTTAATTGCCCTTATAAAGATCGAGATTTTTACATTACAATTATTGTATCTAAAAATTAG